One genomic region from Microcystis panniformis FACHB-1757 encodes:
- a CDS encoding 2-phosphosulfolactate phosphatase family protein, producing MQVFIYHTPELTPVHTLPDCAVVIDVLRATTTIATALNAGAEAVQTFSDLKTLMQVSDTWQPEKRLRAGERGGAKVEGCDLGNSPLDCTPDLMKGRRLFISTTNGTRALQRVEESPIVITAAMINRQAAVNYLLDRQPDTVWIVGSGWEGGYSLEDTACAGAIANALQEQSGQMAIGNDEVIASIALYRQWQNDLLGMFHSCSHGQRLLRLHCQEDLKYCANIDSLDVLPIQKEPSILVKL from the coding sequence GTGCAGGTTTTCATTTATCATACTCCCGAACTTACCCCCGTCCATACTCTACCCGATTGCGCCGTCGTTATCGATGTTTTAAGAGCGACAACCACGATCGCCACTGCCCTCAATGCCGGTGCAGAAGCAGTGCAAACCTTCAGCGATCTGAAAACCCTGATGCAGGTGAGTGATACCTGGCAACCAGAAAAACGTCTCCGAGCAGGAGAAAGAGGTGGCGCGAAAGTAGAAGGCTGCGATCTGGGCAATTCTCCCCTCGATTGTACCCCTGATTTAATGAAAGGTCGTCGTCTGTTTATCAGTACCACTAACGGCACTCGCGCTCTGCAAAGAGTGGAAGAATCCCCAATCGTGATCACTGCGGCTATGATCAATCGGCAAGCTGCCGTTAATTACTTATTGGATAGGCAGCCCGACACCGTCTGGATTGTTGGCTCTGGTTGGGAAGGTGGTTATTCTCTGGAAGATACGGCCTGTGCTGGAGCGATCGCCAATGCGCTACAAGAACAATCGGGGCAAATGGCGATCGGTAATGATGAGGTGATCGCCTCGATCGCTCTTTATCGTCAATGGCAAAATGATCTTTTAGGAATGTTCCACAGTTGTAGTCACGGTCAGCGCCTCTTGCGTCTCCACTGTCAAGAAGATTTAAAATACTGCGCTAATATTGACTCTCTTGATGTTTTACCGATCCAAAAAGAACCGAGCATTTTAGTCAAACTTTAG
- the dnaK gene encoding molecular chaperone DnaK, which produces MGRVVGIDLGTTNSVVAVMEGGKPVVIANSEGMRTTPSVVGFNKDGELVVGQMARRQGVLNPQNTYYGVKRYIGRRYSELNPESKRVPYTIRRDEMGNIKIKCPRLQKEFAPEEISALILRRLAEEASRYLGEEVTGAVITVPAYFNDSQRQATRDAGRIAGLEVLRILNEPTAAALAYGLDEQESKKILVFDLGGGTFDVSILEVGDGVFEVKATSGDTQLGGNDFDKRIVDWLANQFLEQEGVELRQDRQALQRLTEAAEKAKIELSGVSVTDINLPFIIATEDGPKHIETRLSRAQFEELCGDLISRLRRPLKRALSDAGLSPVQLDEVVLVGGGTRMPVVKDLVRSFIDREPNQNVNPDEVVAVGAAIQAGILGGEVKDVLLLDVTPLSLGLETIGGVMKKLIPRNTTIPVRRADLFSTSENNQTVVEIHVLQGEREMASDNKSLGRFKLTGIPPAPRGIPQVQVSLDIDANGILQVTARDKMTGREQSVTIQGASTLSEGEINRMIGDAARFAEADRTRREKVDKRNRARSLVDQAQRRLKDVTLDFGNEFTRSYRRQIESLSTEIIDALEKNDDRRIDRAQADLQDVIYELNREVRLQYDEEDEGFFSAIRKTFTGDKEDELPYEPRRDRYRQDYRPTTPGYQSDYRPNYSANQDSYRPRNQDNYYNGRDSDWQSPPLSEEKSYNNSKSNRSSGNRSRNIPPQNNWDDDDDDWF; this is translated from the coding sequence ATGGGTAGAGTAGTAGGCATTGATCTAGGGACAACTAACTCCGTCGTCGCCGTGATGGAAGGCGGAAAGCCAGTGGTCATCGCCAACTCGGAGGGCATGAGAACCACCCCTTCTGTGGTCGGTTTTAATAAAGATGGGGAGTTAGTAGTCGGTCAAATGGCCCGGCGACAAGGGGTACTCAATCCCCAAAACACCTACTATGGAGTCAAACGCTACATAGGTCGTCGCTACTCGGAATTAAACCCCGAATCGAAGCGCGTCCCCTACACCATCCGCCGGGATGAGATGGGCAATATCAAAATTAAATGTCCCCGTCTGCAAAAAGAATTTGCCCCCGAAGAAATTTCCGCCCTAATTTTACGCCGATTAGCCGAAGAAGCCAGCCGTTATCTAGGGGAAGAAGTGACCGGGGCCGTAATCACTGTCCCCGCCTATTTTAATGACTCCCAACGTCAAGCCACCCGGGATGCCGGCCGAATTGCGGGGTTAGAAGTGCTGCGGATTCTCAACGAACCCACCGCCGCTGCCCTAGCCTACGGTCTCGATGAACAGGAAAGCAAGAAAATCCTCGTTTTTGACCTGGGAGGCGGTACTTTTGATGTTTCTATCCTAGAAGTGGGGGACGGCGTTTTCGAGGTGAAAGCCACCAGTGGCGACACCCAATTAGGGGGTAATGATTTCGATAAAAGAATCGTCGATTGGTTAGCCAATCAATTTTTGGAACAGGAAGGCGTGGAGCTGCGCCAAGACCGGCAAGCCCTACAAAGACTCACAGAAGCGGCAGAAAAAGCCAAAATTGAACTGTCTGGGGTCAGCGTCACCGATATTAATCTACCCTTTATTATCGCCACGGAAGACGGACCCAAACACATCGAAACTCGCCTGAGTCGGGCCCAATTTGAGGAATTATGCGGCGATTTAATCAGTCGTCTCCGTCGTCCTCTCAAACGCGCCCTTTCTGATGCCGGTTTGTCCCCCGTCCAACTAGACGAAGTGGTACTGGTGGGCGGCGGCACGCGGATGCCGGTGGTGAAGGATTTAGTGCGGAGTTTTATCGATAGGGAACCCAATCAAAATGTTAACCCTGATGAGGTTGTAGCGGTCGGGGCGGCTATTCAAGCGGGAATTTTGGGCGGCGAGGTCAAAGACGTGCTGCTCCTCGATGTGACCCCTTTATCCTTGGGTTTAGAAACCATCGGCGGTGTGATGAAAAAGTTAATCCCCCGCAATACCACTATTCCCGTCCGCAGAGCTGACCTTTTTTCCACTTCCGAAAATAATCAAACTGTGGTGGAAATCCACGTTTTGCAGGGGGAAAGGGAAATGGCCAGCGATAATAAATCCTTGGGACGTTTTAAATTAACCGGTATCCCCCCCGCACCCCGGGGTATTCCCCAAGTGCAGGTGTCCCTCGATATCGATGCTAACGGTATTCTACAAGTCACCGCTAGGGATAAAATGACCGGACGGGAGCAAAGTGTCACCATTCAAGGCGCTTCTACCCTCAGCGAAGGGGAAATTAACCGCATGATCGGCGATGCTGCCCGATTTGCCGAAGCAGATCGTACCCGTCGCGAAAAGGTCGATAAACGCAATCGCGCCCGCTCTCTGGTGGATCAAGCCCAACGACGCTTAAAAGATGTTACTCTCGATTTTGGTAATGAGTTTACCCGTTCCTATCGTCGTCAAATTGAGTCTTTGAGTACGGAAATTATCGACGCTTTGGAGAAAAATGATGACCGTCGCATTGATCGCGCCCAGGCAGACCTACAGGATGTTATCTATGAATTAAATCGCGAGGTACGGCTACAATACGACGAGGAAGACGAGGGCTTTTTTAGCGCTATTCGCAAGACTTTTACCGGGGATAAGGAAGATGAGCTTCCCTATGAACCGCGTCGCGATCGTTATCGTCAGGATTATCGTCCCACTACACCGGGTTATCAAAGTGATTATCGACCCAATTATTCGGCTAATCAAGATAGTTATCGCCCCCGCAATCAGGACAATTACTACAATGGCCGCGATAGCGATTGGCAAAGTCCCCCCCTTTCGGAGGAAAAAAGTTATAACAATAGTAAAAGTAACCGCAGCAGCGGCAATCGTTCCCGCAATATTCCCCCCCAAAATAACTGGGATGATGACGATGATGATTGGTTTTAA
- a CDS encoding DUF3352 domain-containing protein, with protein MSKKSFLPGCLVVLGLTAVTAGGVYLYLRGQLPWQRFTPLQSAKVIPETAFASSFVSTDAKAWSVLAKYGTPESRTAVSQGLEELQKNIFTDKIDYRRDVEPWIGSISFAFLPAATPGQSELLTVIGIKDKIKASEFQKQLGQKVNRKTSTSDYKGITITAIDWQDNTTIYTAVTGDFLLISYDKKVLEAAIDTYQGQPSFSSKPEVRKLLSQSLNLPNTLATIYIDDYAKILGADANLSPQSRQELAKIQDIVAGVGVTDTGLQLQMVAKLAPETISNLPSPSRNQVLNYLPGDTIALWSGNNLKQGWEEAEKQSQTNPELQVFLRQIRENFQMATLDADKEVFNWMDREFAFGIIPNQQAVGGLGFGGMMIWQTGDHKAAKTTLDKLNELVKTVPFITIKNSQISGQDVTEWKAEEQAILTYAWPNNDTLKMTVGIPYQPQPNQPISKSENFQASIANLPKNNLGYFFIDVEQIIAKAGGINNLPAGELTPEAKAFLESVRGIGITATMPDKTTSKIDVLFSLKQTP; from the coding sequence ATGTCAAAAAAATCATTTTTACCCGGTTGTTTAGTCGTCTTAGGACTAACAGCAGTAACCGCAGGAGGTGTCTATCTTTATCTACGAGGACAACTACCTTGGCAAAGATTCACCCCCTTGCAATCGGCAAAAGTTATCCCAGAAACTGCCTTTGCTAGTAGTTTTGTCTCCACGGATGCAAAAGCTTGGTCAGTCTTAGCTAAATATGGTACACCAGAATCGCGAACTGCGGTTAGTCAAGGACTAGAAGAGTTACAAAAAAATATCTTCACCGATAAGATTGATTATCGAAGGGATGTTGAACCTTGGATCGGTAGTATTAGCTTTGCTTTCCTTCCCGCAGCTACCCCCGGACAATCGGAATTATTAACGGTTATCGGCATCAAAGATAAAATTAAAGCGTCAGAATTCCAGAAACAACTAGGACAAAAAGTTAATCGCAAAACTAGCACCAGTGACTACAAAGGTATTACAATTACTGCTATAGATTGGCAGGATAATACCACCATTTATACTGCCGTTACTGGCGATTTTTTGTTGATATCCTACGATAAAAAGGTGTTAGAAGCGGCGATCGATACCTATCAAGGACAGCCATCTTTTAGCAGTAAACCGGAAGTGAGAAAACTGCTTTCCCAATCCCTCAACCTACCCAATACCCTAGCAACAATTTATATCGATGATTATGCCAAAATCTTGGGAGCAGATGCTAATTTATCTCCCCAAAGTCGGCAAGAATTAGCAAAAATTCAGGATATTGTCGCAGGAGTGGGTGTCACCGATACGGGATTACAGTTACAAATGGTGGCTAAACTTGCTCCTGAAACTATTTCTAACCTACCTTCCCCTAGCAGAAATCAAGTTTTAAATTATTTACCCGGAGATACCATCGCACTCTGGAGCGGTAATAATCTTAAACAGGGATGGGAAGAAGCAGAAAAACAGTCCCAAACTAACCCAGAATTACAAGTTTTTCTGCGTCAGATCCGTGAGAATTTTCAGATGGCAACCCTTGACGCGGATAAAGAAGTTTTTAACTGGATGGATCGAGAATTTGCCTTTGGAATTATCCCCAACCAGCAAGCGGTGGGAGGGTTAGGTTTTGGGGGAATGATGATCTGGCAAACCGGCGATCATAAAGCGGCAAAAACTACCCTCGATAAGTTAAATGAATTGGTGAAAACTGTTCCCTTTATCACCATAAAAAACAGTCAAATTTCTGGCCAAGATGTGACTGAATGGAAAGCGGAAGAACAAGCTATTTTAACCTATGCTTGGCCTAATAATGATACCCTAAAAATGACCGTCGGAATTCCCTATCAACCGCAACCGAATCAACCGATTAGCAAAAGTGAGAATTTCCAAGCATCGATCGCAAATTTGCCTAAAAATAATCTCGGTTATTTTTTCATCGATGTGGAGCAAATTATCGCTAAAGCAGGGGGAATTAATAATCTTCCTGCCGGGGAATTAACCCCGGAAGCAAAGGCCTTTTTAGAATCGGTACGCGGGATCGGAATTACTGCCACTATGCCTGATAAAACCACCAGTAAAATTGATGTTTTATTTTCCCTGAAGCAAACTCCCTAA
- a CDS encoding XisH family protein translates to MSAKDRFHGAVRKGLEKEGWIITDDPLRIEVGDVEMYVDLGAEQLIAAEKDNEKIAVEIKSFIGKSSISEFHTAIGQFFNYRVALEEKEPKRQLYLAVPLDIYYSFFELRFIQTVVKRFQIYLIIYDPIGEVIVEWKN, encoded by the coding sequence ATGTCTGCTAAAGATCGTTTTCATGGTGCAGTGAGAAAAGGATTAGAAAAAGAGGGTTGGATCATTACGGATGACCCTTTAAGGATTGAAGTGGGTGATGTAGAAATGTATGTCGATTTAGGAGCAGAGCAACTGATAGCCGCAGAAAAAGACAATGAAAAGATAGCCGTTGAAATTAAAAGTTTTATCGGTAAATCCAGTATTTCAGAATTTCATACTGCCATTGGACAATTCTTTAATTATCGGGTTGCTTTAGAAGAAAAAGAACCTAAAAGACAGTTATATTTAGCTGTTCCCTTAGATATTTATTATAGTTTTTTTGAATTGCGATTTATTCAAACTGTCGTTAAACGATTTCAAATTTACCTGATTATTTATGATCCGATTGGGGAGGTAATTGTCGAATGGAAAAATTAG
- the nblR gene encoding response regulator transcription factor NblR, whose translation MSTSVPSSSILLVGIEENIAKLASADLKEAGYRPLIVPSIDIAFPEVKSWQPAMIILDRFLAAEAGVNFCSRLRSQGSRVYIILLVSQETLEERLACLEAGADDYFLKPYNSQSFLKLIRFYLQPLEIIPEQLRFGDLVLDLASRSLSYKNKNIELTMKEFELLRYLMTHPKEVLSRDQILENVWGDEFQGESNVIEVYIRYLRLKMEAGGQKRLIHTVRGVGYVLGES comes from the coding sequence ATGAGTACATCCGTTCCGAGTTCTTCAATTCTCTTGGTGGGAATTGAGGAGAATATCGCTAAACTAGCTAGTGCGGACTTGAAAGAAGCAGGTTATCGTCCCCTGATCGTGCCTAGCATTGATATCGCTTTCCCAGAAGTGAAAAGTTGGCAGCCAGCGATGATTATACTCGATCGCTTCCTCGCAGCGGAGGCCGGTGTGAATTTTTGTAGTCGTTTACGTTCCCAGGGAAGTCGCGTTTATATTATTTTGTTAGTATCTCAAGAAACCCTAGAAGAACGTCTCGCCTGTTTGGAAGCGGGAGCCGACGATTATTTTCTCAAACCCTATAATTCGCAATCTTTTCTCAAATTAATCCGTTTTTACCTGCAACCTCTGGAAATTATCCCCGAACAATTGCGTTTCGGTGACTTAGTATTAGATTTAGCCAGTCGTAGTCTCTCCTATAAAAACAAAAATATTGAGTTGACGATGAAGGAATTTGAACTGCTGCGCTACCTCATGACTCACCCCAAAGAAGTATTATCGAGGGATCAAATTCTCGAAAATGTCTGGGGAGACGAATTTCAAGGAGAATCAAACGTTATTGAGGTATATATTCGCTATTTACGCCTGAAGATGGAAGCTGGTGGTCAAAAACGCCTCATTCATACCGTGCGCGGTGTCGGCTACGTTTTAGGGGAATCTTAA
- a CDS encoding bifunctional folylpolyglutamate synthase/dihydrofolate synthase has protein sequence MTIDSLLQSFQRFGVNLGLERIKNLLEILGNPQDQIPIIHVTGTNGKGSVCAYLSSILSTAGYKVGRYISPHLIDWTERISINGENIETATLENLLKDIESLIDPQQESPTQFEVITAAAWLYFAREKVDIAVMEVGLGGRLDATNVCAQPLVTVITSISREHWQNLGPTVADIAGEKAGILKANCPAVIGQLPESAQGVVRERIKLLNCPTVWVEAAEKIADNRAKYQGLEYPLSLAGDFQLTNSAIAIAVVNILRQQGWQISDEVVQEGMAKTRWLGRLQTVNWCQREVLIDGAHNPAAAIGLRQYVDSLKAPKIIWVMGILSTKDHREIFQALLRKGDSLYLVPVPDHSSANPETLAELATSICPELSHLETCSDVFLGLKKAIQESADSQIILCGSLYLVGYFLGSLLQGK, from the coding sequence ATGACTATCGATTCTTTACTGCAATCTTTTCAGCGTTTTGGGGTTAATCTCGGTTTAGAAAGAATAAAAAATCTGCTGGAGATTTTAGGCAATCCCCAAGATCAAATTCCGATTATTCATGTCACGGGAACTAATGGCAAAGGTTCGGTTTGTGCCTATCTATCCTCTATTCTCAGCACTGCCGGTTACAAAGTCGGACGTTATATTTCTCCCCATTTAATTGATTGGACGGAAAGAATCTCTATTAATGGCGAAAATATTGAAACCGCGACTTTAGAAAACCTGCTTAAAGATATAGAATCGCTTATCGATCCCCAGCAGGAAAGTCCTACTCAATTTGAGGTAATTACTGCCGCTGCTTGGCTGTATTTTGCCAGAGAAAAGGTGGATATTGCCGTGATGGAAGTGGGTTTAGGAGGAAGATTAGATGCGACTAATGTTTGCGCTCAACCTTTAGTTACTGTCATCACTTCTATTAGTCGGGAACATTGGCAAAATTTAGGGCCGACGGTTGCCGATATTGCTGGCGAAAAAGCGGGGATATTAAAAGCGAATTGTCCCGCAGTTATCGGACAATTACCGGAATCAGCGCAGGGGGTAGTTAGGGAGAGAATCAAGCTGTTAAATTGTCCGACGGTATGGGTAGAAGCTGCCGAAAAAATTGCCGATAATCGGGCCAAATATCAAGGGTTAGAATATCCTTTATCCTTAGCGGGAGATTTTCAATTAACTAATTCCGCTATAGCGATCGCTGTTGTTAATATTTTGCGTCAGCAAGGTTGGCAAATTAGCGATGAAGTCGTGCAGGAAGGAATGGCAAAAACTCGCTGGTTAGGACGTTTACAAACCGTTAATTGGTGTCAGCGAGAAGTTTTAATAGATGGCGCTCATAATCCTGCTGCTGCTATTGGTTTAAGGCAGTATGTAGATAGTTTAAAAGCTCCAAAAATTATCTGGGTGATGGGAATTTTATCGACTAAAGATCATCGAGAAATATTCCAAGCTTTGTTAAGAAAAGGCGATAGTTTATATTTAGTTCCCGTCCCCGATCATAGCAGTGCCAATCCTGAAACCTTAGCGGAATTAGCGACCTCAATTTGTCCAGAATTATCTCACCTAGAGACTTGTTCCGATGTATTTCTAGGACTAAAAAAAGCCATCCAAGAATCTGCCGATAGTCAGATAATTCTCTGTGGATCGCTTTATTTAGTCGGTTACTTTTTAGGGAGTTTGCTTCAGGGAAAATAA
- a CDS encoding J domain-containing protein, whose product MPQLVNYYDVLGVSRTATSDEIKKAFRRLARQYHPDVNPGDKSAEEKFKDINEAYDVLSDEEKRVEYNRSLTGIKRRGIRPGEKANSNGNGKIPRTEQDLWKFRDFNNLNTKRAKIASSPRLTRRDVEAKLTLPLEKAYQGGRQRIRLEDGRSIEVDMPAAMIDGQKIRLKGQGIEGGDLYLKITIARHPFFRIQGSDIVCQVPITPSEAIVGGFVEIPTIDGLVKMMIPKGVKSGQRLRLANKGYPTSQGERGDQLVEIILVNPPNPSPEELELYQKIRAIETFNPRQGL is encoded by the coding sequence ATGCCACAATTAGTTAATTATTATGATGTTTTAGGAGTATCTCGCACGGCTACCAGTGACGAGATCAAAAAGGCTTTTCGACGACTGGCGCGCCAATATCATCCCGATGTTAATCCGGGGGATAAATCGGCCGAAGAAAAGTTTAAAGATATTAATGAAGCTTACGATGTTCTCTCCGATGAAGAAAAACGGGTTGAGTATAATCGTTCCTTGACGGGTATTAAGCGCCGCGGGATACGTCCAGGGGAAAAAGCGAATAGTAACGGTAATGGAAAAATCCCCCGTACAGAACAGGATTTATGGAAGTTTAGAGATTTTAATAACCTTAATACTAAGCGCGCTAAAATTGCCTCCTCTCCCCGTTTAACTCGTCGAGATGTGGAGGCAAAATTGACTTTACCTTTAGAGAAAGCCTATCAAGGTGGCAGACAAAGAATTCGTCTGGAAGATGGCCGATCGATCGAGGTTGATATGCCGGCAGCCATGATCGATGGGCAGAAAATTCGTCTCAAAGGTCAGGGTATTGAAGGGGGTGATTTATATTTAAAAATAACTATCGCTAGGCATCCTTTTTTTAGGATTCAAGGTTCTGATATTGTCTGTCAAGTACCGATTACTCCCAGCGAGGCAATTGTGGGCGGTTTTGTGGAAATTCCCACCATTGACGGGTTAGTTAAAATGATGATTCCCAAAGGAGTTAAAAGCGGTCAAAGATTACGTTTAGCTAATAAAGGTTATCCCACTTCCCAAGGAGAAAGGGGCGATCAATTAGTGGAAATTATCTTAGTTAATCCTCCCAATCCTAGCCCAGAAGAATTGGAACTTTATCAAAAAATACGAGCGATCGAAACTTTTAACCCTCGTCAAGGTTTATAA
- a CDS encoding quinone-dependent dihydroorotate dehydrogenase: MINIIDTIKPFYPLAFKAIRGNLEGTQKQLLNTLQKIDRSRQGFWGQWLISQLSESLSFSDSRLSQSLWGLNFPNPVGLAAGFDKDGLGAGLWHNFGFGFAEVGAVTLEGQPGNPKPRLFRLPEDLAGLNRMGANNLGAPVLAATLQQSWQRQPRQIPIGINLCKSKNTPLEKAPEDYLGSFRYLFPHADYFVVNVSSPNTPGLRSLQSGEQLDKILDILQTENQGRKPLLVKISPDLEWEDIRTIIELAFSYQLAGIVATNTTTKRTGLKTTILPETGKPITEEAGGISGQPLRERSTEVIRFIYQQTQGNLPIIGVGGIFSLDDAWEKITAGASLLQIYTGWLYRGPWLVLNILQGLTEKLEANGLTNINQAVGWQANQE; this comes from the coding sequence ATGATAAATATAATTGATACAATTAAACCTTTTTATCCTCTAGCTTTTAAGGCTATTCGGGGCAATTTAGAGGGAACACAAAAACAATTATTAAATACTCTGCAAAAAATCGATCGCTCGCGACAGGGATTTTGGGGACAATGGTTAATCTCACAATTATCAGAATCCCTTAGTTTTAGCGATTCTCGCCTATCTCAAAGCCTCTGGGGGTTAAATTTCCCCAATCCCGTCGGATTGGCGGCAGGATTCGATAAAGACGGTTTAGGGGCAGGACTTTGGCATAATTTCGGCTTTGGTTTTGCCGAGGTGGGTGCTGTCACCCTAGAAGGGCAACCGGGCAACCCAAAACCGAGATTATTTCGTTTACCGGAAGATTTGGCCGGATTAAACCGTATGGGGGCAAATAACCTCGGTGCGCCGGTTCTAGCGGCAACTCTCCAACAATCTTGGCAACGACAACCCCGACAGATTCCCATCGGTATTAACCTCTGTAAATCGAAAAATACGCCCCTAGAAAAGGCTCCAGAGGACTATTTAGGCAGTTTTCGCTATTTATTCCCCCATGCCGATTATTTTGTCGTTAATGTTAGTTCTCCCAATACTCCCGGTTTGCGTTCCCTGCAAAGTGGGGAACAACTCGATAAAATTCTCGACATTTTACAAACAGAAAATCAAGGCAGAAAACCCCTATTAGTGAAAATTTCTCCTGATTTAGAATGGGAAGATATAAGAACAATTATTGAGTTAGCTTTCTCCTATCAGTTAGCTGGAATTGTCGCTACTAATACCACCACTAAACGCACGGGATTAAAAACCACAATTCTGCCCGAAACTGGTAAACCAATCACTGAAGAAGCAGGGGGAATTAGTGGGCAACCTTTGCGGGAACGTTCCACGGAAGTGATCCGTTTTATCTATCAGCAAACCCAAGGCAATTTACCAATAATTGGAGTGGGAGGCATTTTTTCCCTCGATGATGCTTGGGAAAAAATTACCGCCGGTGCGAGTTTATTACAGATTTATACCGGTTGGTTATATCGAGGACCCTGGCTAGTATTAAATATTTTACAAGGATTAACAGAAAAATTAGAGGCTAATGGGTTGACTAATATTAATCAAGCGGTGGGTTGGCAAGCTAACCAAGAATGA
- a CDS encoding RluA family pseudouridine synthase: MANQGWIYRDKISKNQAGLSLLAYYAGKYPHSSPEEWLDRILSAAILVNGRPASPDTVLEIGQQLSYQRPPWTEPDVPLFFEVLYEDAEVLVVAKPSGLPVLAGGGFLEHTLIHLVHQHYAEVTPYPIHRLGRGTSGIVLMAKSKPARAKLSQQMREGKITKIYRALVVQGDIPDNFTINQAIGKIAHPILGYVYGALADGLSARSDGRVLKKHSDSTLLEVEIFTGRPHQIRIHLAFFGYPLIGDPLYGLGGLPRPDAVPGDCGYYLHANQILFNHPSTGERISICCPAPPELVISYQLSVH; this comes from the coding sequence ATGGCCAATCAAGGTTGGATTTATCGAGATAAAATTAGCAAAAATCAGGCAGGATTAAGCTTATTAGCCTACTATGCGGGCAAATATCCCCATTCTAGTCCAGAAGAATGGCTCGATCGCATTTTATCAGCAGCAATTCTCGTCAACGGTCGTCCCGCTAGTCCCGATACAGTCTTAGAAATCGGGCAGCAATTGAGCTATCAGCGCCCGCCCTGGACAGAACCGGATGTGCCGCTCTTTTTTGAGGTACTCTACGAGGATGCCGAGGTGTTAGTGGTGGCGAAACCTTCGGGATTACCCGTGTTAGCGGGGGGTGGATTTCTCGAACATACTCTTATCCATTTGGTACATCAGCATTATGCGGAGGTCACTCCCTATCCGATTCATCGTCTTGGTCGCGGCACTTCCGGCATAGTCTTAATGGCGAAATCAAAGCCCGCTAGAGCTAAATTGAGTCAACAGATGCGAGAGGGGAAAATTACTAAAATATATCGAGCTTTAGTGGTTCAGGGCGACATACCAGATAATTTTACTATTAATCAAGCGATCGGGAAAATCGCCCATCCCATTTTAGGCTACGTTTACGGTGCGCTCGCAGATGGGTTATCGGCCCGCAGTGATGGTCGAGTCTTAAAAAAACATTCCGATAGTACCCTATTAGAAGTAGAAATTTTTACGGGCAGACCCCATCAAATTCGCATTCATCTGGCCTTTTTTGGCTATCCCTTAATCGGTGATCCCTTGTATGGTCTGGGGGGATTACCGCGACCGGATGCAGTCCCGGGAGATTGTGGTTATTATCTCCATGCCAATCAAATCCTTTTCAATCACCCCAGTACAGGGGAAAGAATCTCTATTTGTTGTCCAGCGCCGCCGGAATTAGTTATCAGTTATCAGTTATCAGTTCACTGA
- a CDS encoding XisI protein, whose product MEKLAQYRHYVKQVITEYSQIGSSKDPIEQQLIFDTVGDHYQLMYVGWKNRRRYHGCVLHLDIKKGKIWIQHDGTEVGIANELVNLGVPKEDIVLAFHEPLVREYTGFAVG is encoded by the coding sequence ATGGAAAAATTAGCACAATATCGTCACTATGTCAAGCAAGTCATTACTGAATATTCTCAGATCGGTTCATCTAAAGATCCGATTGAACAACAATTGATTTTTGATACTGTTGGCGATCACTATCAATTGATGTATGTTGGCTGGAAAAATAGACGAAGATATCATGGTTGTGTTTTGCATCTCGATATTAAAAAGGGTAAAATCTGGATACAACATGATGGCACTGAGGTGGGAATTGCCAATGAATTAGTTAATTTAGGTGTTCCTAAAGAAGATATTGTTTTAGCCTTTCATGAACCCCTAGTCAGAGAATATACAGGGTTTGCGGTGGGTTAA